In Terriglobus aquaticus, the genomic window TGCACCAGGGCATCGAAAGCTCGCGCGGGCGCTACGGCGCGTACCTGCTGCGCGATGGCATCGCGGGCCAACTGCACCCGCGCCGGGGTGCGCGCATTACCGCGATCGGGAATGGCGGAGCGATTCCGGACACGGCGATCTTTAGCGTGATCCTGCAGCCGGAAGGCACACAGATCGCCACGCTGGACGAGCACTACGCGATCGATTCCGGGCCGGGCGACGTAATCCAGCTTGGCAACGCGAGCTGGCGCGTTCTGGTGGTCGAGAAAGAAGGCCGCGTTCTGGTGGAAGACGCGCACGGCGCTCCGCCGAACGTGCCGTTCTGGGCCGGCGAAGCTCCGCAGCGCACGGACGTTCTGTCGGACTTCGTAAGTGCGTTGCGCGAGGAGATCTGCACGCGCACATCGGGTCTGCACCACGAGCGCATTACGCTTGATGATCCGCAGGTTGCGGAGGTCTGCGCGTGGCTGATGGACGAGTGCTGCGTGTGCGAGTCGGGGGCGCGGCAACTGGTGCAGTACGTGGTCTCCGGCTGCGCGGTGCTGGGCGCGGTGCCAAGCAAGAAGCGCATCATCGCCGAGCGCTTCTTTGATGAGGGCGGCGGCATGCAGTTGATCCTGCACGCGCCTTTTGGCGGCCGCATCAATCGCGCGTGGGGACTGGCGCTGCGCAAGCGCTTCTGCCGCGGCTTCAACTATGAACTGCAGGCCGCCGCGACGGACAACGGCATCAACATCTGCCTCGCCGAGCAGCACAGCTTTCCACTCTCGGACGTCTTCCACTACCTGACCGACGGCACCGCGAAGGAGCTGCTGGAGCAGGCGGCGCTGGCCTCGCCGATCTTCAAGACACGCTGGCGCTGGGCGGCGAACCGGTCGCTGCAACTCTTGCGATTTCAGAAGGGCAAGAAGGTCCCGCCGCAGGTGCAGCGTACGCGTGGTGAAGACCTGCTGGCCTCTGTTTTTCCGCAGGCGGCAGCGTGCTTTGAGACGATCGTCGGCGACATCCAGATTCCCGACCACCCGCTGGTGCGCGAGGTGATGCAGGACGTGCTGCAAGAGGCCATGGACCTGGAAGGCCTGCAGCAGGTGTTGCGCGACATGGATTCAGGTGCGATCGAATGCATTGCGGTGGATACGCCCGTGCCGTCGCAGTTTTCGCACGAGCTGCTGAACGCCAACCAGAACAGCTTCCTGGACGAGGCAGATCTCGAAGAGCGTCGCGCGCGCGCTGTTTCACTGCGCCGAACCATTCCGGATTCCGTACTGGGCGAAGCTGGCCGGCTCGATCCAGCGGCCATCCTCCAAGCGCGCTGTGAAATCTGGCCCGACCTGCGCGGTGAGCACGAATTGCATGATCTGCTGTTCAACACCGTCGCCTTGCCGCTGTCACTGTTCGACATTGAAAAAAGTGTTGGAACGAAAGCGAACGAACTGCTGGCGCATCGTGCGCAGGCGGCGCGTCACTGGCCGCTATTTTTTGAGCGGTTGCAGGCCCGCGGACGCTCCGCAACGGTGCAGTTCGGAGATGAAGTTTGCTGGGTGGCAACGGAGCGGCTGCAACACGCGCACGCACTGCTCGGCATCTGCTCGTCCGTGCCCTCCGAGAATGCCGGTTCAGAAGCTGTGCCCGGCTCGCTCGTTGCCCCCACGTCGGCCGATCTCCCCTCTGCTGCGGATGCTCTGAAGCTGCTCACGCAAGGACTGCTCCAACTTGTGGGACCTACCACGTCGAACCAGCTTGCTGCGATGTACGGCCTGCAGCCGCGCGCCCTGTTCCAGCAACTGGTGCAGATGGAGGTGCAGGGCGTTGCGATGCGCGGCGTGTTTGAGGGCACCACAACCACCGACGATGTGGAGATCGAGTGGTGCGAGCGGCGCATCCTGCAGCGCATCCATCGCCTCACGCTGGGCGCGCTGCGCAAGCAAATCCAGTCCGTCACACCGGCGGTGTTTCTGCGATGGCTGACGCGTTGGCAGCACCTTGCGCCGCAAACGCAGCTTTCCGGCGAAGAAGGCGTGCTCGAGGCTCTGCTGCAGTTGGAAGGCTTTGAAGCTCCGGCGGTGGAGTGGGAACGAACCTTGCTGCCTGCGCGTGTTCGCGATTACAGCCCGCAGTGGCTCGACGCCTTGTGTCTTTCCGGTGCGGTGGGATGGGGACGCATTTCGCCACATCCGGCATGGGCCGCGGGCGATGGCGCGGCGCCGCGCCGGGTGATCCCCACCAACATGGCGCCGATCACGTTCTATGTGCGTGAGTCTGCGGATTGGCTGGCCAGCGCGCTCGCGGCCAAACAAGTGGACGAAGCGAAGCTTGCCGCTGCGCTGAGTCCTGAGGCGCTGAGTGTGCGCGCGACTCTGCGGGACCGCGGAGCCTGCTTCACGGCGGACCTGCAGCGGATATGCACCCTGTCGAAGCCGCAAACGCAATCTGCGCTGTGGGAACTGGCTACCGCCGGTCTTGCTGCGGCCGACGGCTTCGATCAGTTGCGCCAGATGATGGACCCACGGCGCAAGCCACTGGCGACCGAGCCGGTTGCAAATGGAACGAGGCGCGGCACGCGCTCCACCAGCGGGCGATGGTCGCTCTTCCTCGAGGATGACGCTCCACAACGGACCGCGCCCGAACGCGCCCGGCTCAACGAAGCGGCACTGGAATCTGCGACACGCGTCCTGCTGGCGCGGTACGGCATTCTCTTTCGGGATCTGCTGGCGCGTGAGACAAACGCACCACCCTGGCGCGATCTGCTGCGCATGCTGCGCCGCCTGGAAGCACGCGGCGATGTGCGTGGAGGACGGTTTGTTTCCGGCTTTAATGGTGAGCAATTCGCCTTGCCGGAGGCGGTGGAATCCCTGCGCGCCACCAGGGACATTTCGCACGATGAAGTGCTTTCGATGGCCGCGTGCGATCCGGTCAACCTGGTTGGCATCTTGGTTCCCGGAGAACGCACTGCAGCGGTGGCGGGCAGGCGCGTCTATCTGCGAAACGGCGCAGCCTGCGACGAGGCTGGCGACTTGCTGGACGCAGTCGCGACGGCGGACGGCATTCGCAAGGCGAAGCGGGATACGGCTCCGCGGCCGCTGGCAGCGACGCCGGGTGCGGGCGGGATCGAAACGCCGTCGGGCCATGTCTCCGCGCAAGGTGGCCTGTTTGCCTGACGAGCCCGCAGGTCTCGCTCCGGAAGACTTCTACTACGAAGGCCCATACCTGGTCTTCACCGCGGCATACCACCTGAAGCGCGGGTACTGCTGCGGCAGCGGATGCCGGCACTGCCCCTACGGCGACGAGAAAGCATCCCCGAAATCGGGCTGTGATGACCCGGCCGCGACCGCCGCTACAATGGAACAGGACAGGGGAAATTGATGGCACACATGGTGTTTTGCGCGAAGTACAAGCAGGAACTGCCGGGACTGGACGAGCCGCCGTTCGACTCCGAGCTGGGTCAGAAGGTGTACAAGACCATCAGCCAGCGCGCGTGGAACGAGTGGGTCGAGCGGCAGAAGATGCTGTTGAACGAATATCGTTTGCAGCCCTGGACCCCGCAAGCGCAGGAGTTCCTGGTGGAGCAGATGAACGATTTCTTCTACGGCTCCGGCGGCGAACTGCCGAAGGAATACGTCGCTCCGACAGCCTAACTGCGTCACAGGAGAACCGATGACGCAAACCGCAGCCATTCTTGGCGGGTCGACCCTAGCAAGCGACACACCGCCGCCGCACCGGAGCGACAGCCGATTCGTGCGTGCTTGTCTGCGGCAGCAGGTGGATCGCACCCCTGTGTGGTTCCTGCGCCAGGCGGGTCGCTACATGCCGGAGTATATGGCGGTGCGCCGCCATCATTCGCTGCTCGAGATCTGCCGAACACCAGAGATCGCGGCAGAGGTGACGATCACCGCGGCAGAGCGCCTTGGCGTTGACGCGGCGATCATCTTTGCCGACCTGCTGCTGCCGTTCACGCCGATGGGACTCGACTTCGAGTTTGTGAACGGCGAGGGCCCGGTGGTGCATCAGCCGGTCCGCACGCGCGAGCAGATCGCGGCTCTGCGCACCGACGGCGCCGGCGAGCTGGAGTACGTTGCGCAGGCAATTGCGACGGTGGCCAAGCACTTTGCGGCACCGCGCGCGGATGGAGACCGTTTGGGGATCATCGGCTTCTGCGGAGCGCCTTTTACGCTCGCCAGTTACATGATCGAGGGCGGGTCGTCGCGCAATTACATCGAGACGAAGAAGCTGATGTACACCGATCGCGATGCCTGGACGATGCTCTGCGACAAGCTGGTGACGGTGCTGACGGAGTACGCCGCGCAGCAGGTGCGGGCGGGCGCGGATGTGCTGCAGGTGTTCGATAGCTGGGCCGGCGCGCTCTCGGTTGAGGACTATCGCGAATACGTTCTGCCTGCAACGACGCAACTGGTGCAAAGCATCAAGGCGCTGGGCGTGCCGGTGATTTATTTCGGCGTCGATACCGCTTCGCTGCTGAGCACCATGCGCGAGACCGGTGCCGATGTTCTGGGCCTGGACTGGCGCGTTCCCCTGGATGAGGGCTGGCGGCTGGCGGGCAAGAGCATCGCGGTGCAGGGCAATCTTGATCCGATTACGCTGTTCGCGCCGCAAGAAATTCTGCATGCTCGCGTGAAATCGGTTCTGGATGCGGCGGGAAACCGGCCAGGACACATCTTCAACCTGGGTCACGGAATCGTTCCGGGTACGCCGGTCGAGAACGTGATTGCGGTGGGGCAGTGGGTGCGCGAACTGAGCGCCCGGAGCGGAGCCGCGCAATGAGCCTCTTTCATTTTCTCGTCGGCGTTGCCGCGGAAAAACTGAACCTGCGTGAGCGCCTGGAGCCGCTGCACGATCAGATTGCGAGGCAGGTCACGCAGCGAGCGCAGGAGCCTGCAGAGAATGCGGTGACGCAGAGTTCCGGCCCGCTGCCGGAAGCGGTTCTGCTGCTGGCGCACGGCACGCCCGACACACTCGGGGAGATGGACGCGTACCTGAAGCTGGTGACCGGCGGTCGTGGCGTTCCGCCGCACGTGGTGCACGAGTTGCAGGAGCGCTACGCCGAGATCGGTCTGCGCGACGAACCCACTCCGGAAGGCCCGCACCTGACCCGCTGGACGCTGCTGCAGGGCCGGCTGCTCGCAGCGAAGCTGGGCGTGCCCGTGTATGTTGGCATGCGCAACTGGAAGCCATTCATCGCCGATGTCGTCGCGCAGATGAAGAGCGACGGCGTTCGCAGCGCGCGTACCCTGTGCCTGGCGCCGCAGAATAGCCGCACCAGCGTGGGTCTGTACCGGCGCGCGGTGGAGACCGCCGCAGGCGACGACCTCCAGATCGACTTTCTCGCGGGGTGGGCAGAGCATCCGCTGCTGGCGCGTGCCTTTGCTGAAAAGATGCGGGCAGCGTTGCTCTCCGCGCGCGCAACGGGTGCCCGTACCGCCGTGCTGTTCACCGCGCACTCGGTCCCCTGCCGCACCGTGCAGGCTTCTGTGAAGCCGGTGGAGCACCACGGCATGGTGCTTGCCACCGAACCCGACACCTACAACTCCGAGTGCAAGAAAACCGCCGCTCGCATTGCCGCGGAACTGAGCGACATTCTGCCGGAGTCGGAGTGGTACTTCTGCTTCCAGTCGCAGGGCATCAGCGGTGGGCCATGGATCGGTCCCAGCGTGGAAGATACGCTGTCGGCGCTGAAACAGGAAGGCTACGAACACGTGGTCTTGCAGCCGGTCGGCTTCCTGTGCGATCACGTGGAGATTCTGTACGACATCGACATCGCGTTTCAGCAGACGGCGCGCGAACTTGGCATCACCATCTCGCGCGCGGAGAGCCTGAACGACAGTTCGACGCTTATACAAGCGTTAGAGGATTTGGTGCGGAACGGCTACGAGCATCCGCTGGCACCCGCGCCGCACACCAGCGCCGAGTTGCTGACAGTGCTCGCGCCCCTGGAAGAGCCCGCAACGGCCGCCTGAGATGCCGAAGCACATCCTCATTCTTGGCGGCGGCATTGCCGGCCTGACCGCGGCCTATGAACTGACAAGATTACAGCAGAGCGGGGCGGACCTCACGTTCACCCTGATTGAGAAGTCCGCCCGTCTTGGCGGGACGGTGGAGACCGAACGCCGCTCAACAACGGCGGGCGAGTTCGTGATCGACCTGGGCCCCGACGGTTGGGTGAGCGAAAAACCGTGGGCGCGCGAACTTGCGATCGAGCTCGGCCTTGGTGATCAGTTGCTGCCCTCGAACGACGCCGAACGCGTCACGTGGGTACTGCACAATCAGCGCCTGGAAGCCATGCCGGACGGGATGCGCATGATGGTCCCGTCGGATCTGGGCAGTCTGGACCATGCGCCGCTGTTCAACGCGGAGGCGCGTGCCGCGTACGCCGCCGAGCCGGGTCGCGCGGAGGAGTTGAAGCGTACCGCGGCGCAGAGTGACGAATCGGTCGCCAGCTTCGTGCGGCGTCACTATGGCGACGAGGTGCTGCGCACCATTGGCGCTCCGCTGCTGGGGGGCATCTTCGGCGGAGACGTGGAGCAGCTAAGCGTGCGCGCGGTGATGAAGCCGTTCGTGGACATGGAGCGCGAGTACGGATCGCTCATCCTAGCGTTGCAGGCCAAGGCGGTCGAACGCAGTTCTAGGCCGCAGACCGGGAATAAGGCGACCATCTTCACCTCCCTGCTCCGCGGCACAGGAGCCTTAGCCGAGGCGATGATTGCGACACTCGATCCGCAAAACATCATGTTCCACAGGCGGGCGGTGAGCCTGACTCGCGTGGGATCGCAATGGCGTGTTGGTTCGGAGTTGGATGTACGCACGCCCGGCGTGTCCGCCGAGGCGCACCTGGCAGATCACGTTCTGATCGCCCTGCCTGTGCTGCAGGCGCGCGACCTGCTTCGCGATCTGGATGGAACGGCCATCCGCGTGATGCAGATGCAGACCAGCAGCGCTGCCGTGGTCGCATTTGGGTTTCTGCCGGAGAAGAACGTGCAGTGGCCGAAGGGCTTCGGCTTCCTTGTGCCGCCCACCGATGCCAGCGGAGGCGGCCTGCTTGCCGCCACCTTCAGCGACCAAAAGTACGCGCATCGCGCCCCTGCCGGCGGCCGCCTAATCCGCGCCTATTATGGTGGGCTCGACGTTGCAGCGGATGGCAGCGACCTGCCCGCATCCGCAATGCGCTCGCTGCCCTATGGGAATGCACTGGAAGACCTGCGCAGCATTCTGGGCCCGCTGCCCGACCCGGATTTTTCGATTACGCGCCTATGGCATCGCGCGCTGCCGCAGTATGCGGTGAGCCACCTGGAGCGGATGGCCGAGCTGGATGCGCGGATTCAGCAGCTTGGCGGCCTTCACCTGCTCGGCAATGGTTACCGCGGTGTAGGCTTGCCGGACCTGATCCGCGACGCTCGGGCCGCAGCGCGATCTGTAGCGGGGGCAAGCTAGACCGGAAACGCGAAGCGCTGCAGCAACTGCCACGGGCCGCCCAGGTAGCGCCACCAATCCAGACCGACAGCCTGGCATCGCCACGGCACGAAGCCGGCCTGCAGCACAGCCAGCGTCTCCCGGGCCACGGCAGGCTCCACCTTGTTCTGCACAACGACGTGCGGTCGGAAGCCCTGCCGGTCCTGCGGGCTCAGCTCGTCTTGAAACGCGTTGCTCAGGTCGCGGTGGAGAGCCTTGGCGGCAGGCGCTTCCAGGAAGAAGGCAACGCCCCGCCCCAGCGAGCGCAACCCGCTCACCTCCATGTGGAACGGTCGCGTTGCCGTCGCGATGGCACGCAGCGAGTGGGCTACGGCCTCGGTCTCGGGCAGGGTATGAAAGAGCGTGAGATGTGCAGGAATCTGGTTCCGCTCTGGCGGAAACCATTGCTGTCGCAGCAACTCAAACCGCTGCTGCGACGACGAGTCCAGCGCCAGAGTCAGAACGGAGCTCACGGCTGCTACTGGCGCGGCTTTAAAGAGGGCGCATTGCCGTTGGCCGGGGTATCAGGGCCGAGCGTCGGCGCCTTGCCCGCGCCGCCGGCCGGCGTTGCGTTCTTCATGTTGGTTTCATAGGCCAGCGTGGCCGCTTTGAAATCCGGCTCCATGCTGTTGACGGTGCCCTGCAAAATCTGGATGGTCTTGCCGCTCAGTTCGGGGCTCTTGGCGACCAGCGCCTGCCCCGCAGGCGTCTTGTAGAAGGCCAGGATGCCGTCGAGCTCCGGCTCAGTGAACGTCTGCATGTACAGATCGACCAGCTTGGGATGAACCGAGTCCCACGACGCGCCCTTTTGCGCGATCGTGCCCATCTGGTCCAGGTAATCCTGCGTGATCTTCTTCTGCTGGTCAGTGCTCGCCGTTTGCACCAGCATCTGGCGAGACGCGGCCTGCTTCACGCGATCGGGAACGCTGGCCAGCATCTGCTTGCTCAGGCTGTCCACCTTGCTCAGCGTCAGCATCTCTTCCACCTTGGTGCGCTTGGAGGCGTCGTCCGCGTGCAGCGACAACGGGAGAGCGCACAGGCAAAGGGCGAATAGGACAGAACGGCGCATGAAACTCCTTTTGAGAACGCCGCATGTGCCGCGCCTTCAAAGTCGATTCTACGCCGCGAGACCTACTCCGGCTGCCACCCCGGACGCTCCGCTACCGAGCGTGACAGCGCGACGAAACAAGACGCCAGCGGAATTGCCGATACGCAAGCCGCCATTAGGTTGATGGCAAACGGAGCGGCTGCGCCATGGATGCGGTGGGCCAGTTCCAGATGGCGCTGCAGCGCTCCGCCGGCGTACACGATGGCGGCGAACAGGGCAAAGCTGATCGCAGCGACCACAAAGGCGGGTATCCGCGAAGTTTCGCGCAGGCGAACTCCTTGCACACCAGCGAGCAGGCGCAACCACGCAGGCAAGATAAACCAGACCGACAGGATGAGGAAGCACCACGTGACGACGTACCCCCATTGGGGCGGAACGCCGCCACGCAGCGAGAAGAATAGCCCGACCACCGCGGTAAGCGCGCCCACGCCCAGCGTGAATGCCGCCACCCTGAGCACCTCGCCCATAGGTGCGGTCCAGTCGTTCGGGCGCGCTCCGTCTTCATCGCGCAGGCGATGTGCCCAACGGCCCGTGACCGCCATGCCGTAGACCAGCAAACCAATTTCGATCAGCAGAGGCAGAAATGTGAACACCGCAGCCACGACCACTACGGGGCCGCTGACCTTGCCGGAAAAGCCTCCCAAGACCGACTTCGGCGCCACGGCCTTCATCGCCGGGCCCTTCAGGGACCCGAATATCCAATAGGTGGCGAAGTCGAGCAGCCGAACGGCCAGCACCGGCAGCAATACGACTGGATTTCGCAACAGGAATCCTGCTGTCTTTTGGAGCAATGCCCCCGTCCCGTTCACGCTGGCCTTTCCGCGCCTCTTGGCGCTTCCTGGATTGCTTTATGAGAATCGCGGCAGACTTACTTCGCTGCCGGCTTTGGAGGTGCTGAGGACTTGCTGCCGTACTTGGATTGCATCTCTTGTGCGAACTCCATGGCTGCCTGCATGATCTGCGGCTGTACGGTCTGCATCAGCGACTGCGTAACCGCCTGCGATCGCTCAACGATCTCCGGCTGCTTGGCGACCATCTCCGCACCGACCGGCGACTTGTAAAACGCGATCAGCCCATCGATCTCGCTCTCGGAATACACGGAAGCATAGATGTCGGTGAACTGCGGCTCCAGCTTCTCCCAGGTTGCGGCCTGCGCAACGATGCCATGCACCTTGACGATGAATGCATCCAGATCCGCCTGCTGCTCAGCCGTCAGTGTTCCTGCAGGCATCAGCTTGCGAAGCAATTGCGGCATTTGCTTCTCCTGCGCTGCAAACATGATCCTCATGGTCTGGTCGATGTGAGCCAGTTGGAACATTTCGTGCAGCTTGGCGCGTTTGCTGGCCTCGTCGGCGTGCGTCGCCATGGGCAGTGCCGCTGCGAGCAACAGACCCGCGATCCACTGTGCTCCTCGGTTCATCGCTACTTCTCCTTCAACGGCGTACGTGCAAAGTAATACAGCGCGCCCGCCAGCAGTGCAAACATGACCACCGCAACGGGGTCGTGGTAGAGCGGATTCGTTTCGCTGAAGCGGGGCAGGTGCCAGTTGCCGCCACGATTTTCGCTCACGCTTTCCAGCAGTTTGGTCGCGACGCCAAGCAGACCGACCAGGCCGCCGGCAGCAATCAGGCCGCTGGCAAACAGCGAGCCGGGCGAGATCTCGTCGTTGTCCAGATCCGTAAGAGGCTCGTTGCCGGTCACCTCGGCCTGCATCTCGTCGTTCGTCAGCAGAGCTAATTTCGCGGCGTCGCGAGCACGGGCTTTCGCAATGGCGCGGTCCGCCAGCCAGCGCACCAGGCCGCCCACAAAGATCGCCAGCGTCGTTGCGATGCTGAGATAGGCGCCCACGGCGAAGGTCAGCGAGCGAATGCCCAGCAGCTCCACCGCGATCACCAGCGCTACCCCCAGCAGTACCAGGCTCCACGGCAGCTTGCGGCTCAGGATGCCGTTGATCACGGTGGCCATCAGCCGGCCCTGGGGCGCGGCGGCCTTCTCACTGCCGATGCCCTGGATCCACTGGATCTCCAACGCGCCGGTTGCAGGATCCATCAGGTACTTGCCATCTTCCAGCGTCGGCGATCCGATTGCGTTTACCAGGTGGAAGCGTGTGGCATCGTTCACTTCGCCCGCCTCCTGCGACGCGGTTCCCGACTTCTGCGCCAGCCGGATGTGCGGGCGCGGGAACGTGCCCATGTCATGCACGCCTTCGGGCAGCGCAGACGGGTTCAGTTGCACAGCGTGAGCCATGGGCCGGAACTCCTCGAGCCCCGTGTTCATCAGCTTGAGCGTGACACCGATGGAGAACACGCTAACGATCACGCCGATCATGATGGCGAGCTGCGTCTTCCACGGCGTTGCTCCGATCAGGTAGCCGGTCTTCAGGTCCTGCGCGCAATCACCGGCGTTACTCGCCGCAATGCAGACCACGCCGCCGATGGTGATTGCCAGCGCACCAAATGCCGGTGCGGTCCAGCCTTTGACGAGAAAAATTGCAGCCGTGGCCATGAGGGTGGCGATGGTCATGCCGCTAACCGGGCTCGCACTGGACCCAACGATGCCGACGATGCGCGCAGAGACCGTAACGAAGAGGAAGCCGAAAACCACGATCAGCAACGCCGCCGCAAGATTGGCCAGGATGCCGACCTGCGCTCCCGGCACCGGCTTGAACTGCAGGAAGGCAGCCATGATCAGCACCAGCAGAGCGCTGCCGCCGAACACGACGGAGTTCGGCAGGTCGTGCGCAGTGCGCGGCAGCTTGCCGAGCCAGCCACTCCGTTCGTCTGCAGACGATACTGCGGCGGCACGTCCGCCCGGCTCACCCGGCAAGCCGTCGCGCCCCAGCAGGTCCGCCGCAATCGGCTGCGCGGGAGCGGACACGGTGGAAGCGACGGCTTCTTCTGTGTTCGCCGCTGCCTTTTTGCCCACCGATCCGCGCAACGCGCCCACGATCGTCGGCAGGGTGCGCAGGA contains:
- a CDS encoding OPT family oligopeptide transporter → MATTAVPSPKSATFRPFVPASESRPEMTFRAILIGALFGVLFGAVTVYVGLKAGLTVAASIPISVLSISILRVLGKPSILENNIVQTTGNAGQSIASGVIFTLPALIFLGFDLEYARIFALALFGGWLGVLFMIPLRRQLIVEEHGTLLYPEGTACADVLIAGERGGSFASRVFLGLGLGSLYTLFQNENLFGLWPSTPNYEPNLGEQHLLKGGAIRADATSEYLGVGYIIGLRVAGVLLAGGVFSWLVLMPAIYFFGSHLPGPLYPGTVPIRDMGPSDLWRTYIRPMGAGAVAAAGLLTLLRTLPTIVGALRGSVGKKAAANTEEAVASTVSAPAQPIAADLLGRDGLPGEPGGRAAAVSSADERSGWLGKLPRTAHDLPNSVVFGGSALLVLIMAAFLQFKPVPGAQVGILANLAAALLIVVFGFLFVTVSARIVGIVGSSASPVSGMTIATLMATAAIFLVKGWTAPAFGALAITIGGVVCIAASNAGDCAQDLKTGYLIGATPWKTQLAIMIGVIVSVFSIGVTLKLMNTGLEEFRPMAHAVQLNPSALPEGVHDMGTFPRPHIRLAQKSGTASQEAGEVNDATRFHLVNAIGSPTLEDGKYLMDPATGALEIQWIQGIGSEKAAAPQGRLMATVINGILSRKLPWSLVLLGVALVIAVELLGIRSLTFAVGAYLSIATTLAIFVGGLVRWLADRAIAKARARDAAKLALLTNDEMQAEVTGNEPLTDLDNDEISPGSLFASGLIAAGGLVGLLGVATKLLESVSENRGGNWHLPRFSETNPLYHDPVAVVMFALLAGALYYFARTPLKEK